A single Lolium perenne isolate Kyuss_39 chromosome 6, Kyuss_2.0, whole genome shotgun sequence DNA region contains:
- the LOC127308580 gene encoding uncharacterized protein, which yields MLSLLPPARLRAAPSDAAATAPRRPAVILPGLGNNTADYARLAAALRDGHGVPSVVARVSRPDWLRNAAGLADPSYWRGTLRPRPVLDWYLERVEEAVSEAKELCPPDGKLSLIGHSAGGWLARVYMEEFGTSDISLLLTLGSPLLPPPKGISGVIDQTRGLLDYVEKNCAPAVYTPELRYVCIAGRYIQGVPLTGNSTATTNEIVAVDAPSDGAEAVMISAEDKSAQSGPTLRARFVGQGYKQVCGRADVWGDGVVPEMSAHLEGALNISFDGVYHSPVGSDNEARPWYGSPAILEQWVHHLLS from the exons ATGCTCTCCCTCCTCCCGCCCGCGCGCCTCCGCGCCGCGCCCtccgacgccgccgccaccgcgccgcgccgcccggccGTCATCCTCCCA GGTCTCGGGAACAACACGGCCGACTACGCGCGCCTGGCCGCGGCGCTGCGGGACGGCCACGGCGTGCCGTCCGTCGTGGCCCGGGTGTCGCGCCCCGACTGGCTCCGCAACGCCGCCGGGCTCGCCGACCCCAGCTACTGGCGGGGCACACTCCGCCCGCGCCCCGTCCTCGACTG GTACCTGGAACGGGTGGAGGAAGCCGTGTCCGAGGCCAAGGAGCTGTGCCCTCCAG ATGGGAAGTTGTCATTGATAGGGCATTCCGCTGGGGGCTGGCTTGCGCGCGTATACATGGAGGAATTCGGGACTTCTGACATAAGTCTACTGCTCACCCTTGGCAGTCCCCTCCT GCCACctccgaaaggtatctctggcgttATTGACCAAACTAGAGGGCTACTGGACTACGTCGAGAAGAATTGCGCTCCTGCGGTTTACACGCCAGAACTACGATACGTGTGCATCGCTGGAAG GTACATTCAGGGCGTTCCTCTAACTGGAAACTCCACTGCTACTACAAATGAGATTGTTGCAGTGGATGCACCATCAGACGGTGCTGAAGCAGTCATGATCAGTGCCGAAGACAAATCCGCTCAATCGGGCCCCACCTTGCGAGCTCGCTTCGTTGGACAAGGCTACAAACAG GTTTGTGGGCGCGCTGACGTGTGGGGAGACGGTGTTGTCCCCGAAATGTCTGCACATCTGGAGGGCGCTCTAAATATAAGCTTCGATGGCGTGTACCATTCTCCTGTAGGTTCTGATAATGAAGCGAGGCCCTGGTATGGCTCACCGGCGATTCTCGAGCAGTGGGTGCATCATCTCCTCAGTTGA
- the LOC127308581 gene encoding protein TRI1 translates to MSSAAARALRGCRALMANSFSSSAAAAGGKRPASAAAVKPPKKVITKDDATEAKNMRGIMRPLPVSEALSKFPGGGPEISRAGAIKIVWAYIKGQGLQNPANKREILCDEKLKNLFAGRDKIGMMEITGLLNPHFIKTK, encoded by the exons ATGTCGTCGGCGGCGGCCAGGGCTCTCCGCGGGTGCCGGGCCCTCATGGCcaactccttctcctcctccgcggcggcggcggggggcaAGAGGCCCgcatcggcggcggcggtcaAGCCCCCGAAAAAGGTGATTACCAAGGACGACGCGACGGAGGCGAAGAACATGCGCGGGATCATGCGGCCGCTGCCCGTCTCCGAGGCCCTCAGCAAGTTCCCCGGCGGCGGCCCCGAGATCTCCCGCGCCGGCGCCATCAAGATCGTCTGGGCCTACATCAAGGGCCAGGGCCTCCAG AACCCAGCAAACAAGAGGGAGATCCTCTGTGACGAGAAGCTCAAGAACCTGTTTGCTGGGAGGGACAAGATCGGGATGATGGAGATCACCGGGCTGTTGAACCCTCATTTCATCAAGACTAAGTAG
- the LOC127308577 gene encoding probable pyridoxal 5'-phosphate synthase subunit PDX2 isoform X2 — MAVVVSILALQGSYNEHMAALRRIGAKGVEVRKPEQLLGLDSLIIPGGESTTMAKLANYHNLFPALREFVSAGKPVWGTCAGLIFLANKAVGQKTGGQELVGGLDCTVHRNFFGSQLQSFETELSVPMLAEKEGGNHTCRGVFIRAPAILEVGADVEVLADCPVPAGRPSITISSGEGLEDEVYSKDRVIVAVRQGNILATAFHPELTSDSRWHRLFLDMDKESQSRALSALSLSASSSEAGAVEKNKPLDLPIFE; from the exons CGCTGAGGAGGATCGGGGCCAAGGGCGTGGAGGTGCGGAAGCCGGAGCAGCTGCTGGGCCTCGACTCGCTCATCATCCCCGGCGGCGAGAGCACCACCATGGCCAAGCTCGCCAACTACCACAACCTC TTTCCTGCACTTCGAGAATTTGTCAGTGCAGGAAAACCTGTATGGGGAACCTGTGCTGGGCTCATCTTCCTTGCAAACAAGGCAGTAG GGCAAAAAACAGGAGGCCAGGAACTTGTTGGGGGACTAGATTGTACTGTCCACCGTAACTTTTTTGGGAGTCAG CTTCAAAGCTTTGAAACAGAACTTTCAGTGCCGATGCTTGCGGAGAAGGAAGGAGGAAATCATACATGCCGTGGCGTATTTATACGAGCTCCTGCTATATTGGAAGTTGGAGCAGATGTTGAAGTATTGGCTGATTGCCCTGTTCCCGCTGGTAGACCCAGCATTACAATTTCATCTGGCGAGGGTTTGGAG GACGAAGTGTACTCCAAAGACAGGGTGATTGTCGCAGTACGTCAAGGGAACATCCTTGCCACCGCGTTCCACCCAGAATTAACATCAGACTCTAGATG GCATCGCCTCTTCTTGGACATGGACAAAGAATCTCAATCGAGGGCCTTATCTGCGTTATCACTATCAGCATCTTCAAGCGAGGCGGGAGCCGTGGAGAAGAATAAGCCTCTTGATCTGCCCATCTTCGAGTAG
- the LOC127308577 gene encoding probable pyridoxal 5'-phosphate synthase subunit PDX2 isoform X1, whose protein sequence is MAAVVGVLALQGSYNEHMAALRRIGAKGVEVRKPEQLLGLDSLIIPGGESTTMAKLANYHNLFPALREFVSAGKPVWGTCAGLIFLANKAVGQKTGGQELVGGLDCTVHRNFFGSQLQSFETELSVPMLAEKEGGNHTCRGVFIRAPAILEVGADVEVLADCPVPAGRPSITISSGEGLEDEVYSKDRVIVAVRQGNILATAFHPELTSDSRWHRLFLDMDKESQSRALSALSLSASSSEAGAVEKNKPLDLPIFE, encoded by the exons ATGGCTGCGGTGGTCGGCGTCCTCGCGCTCCAGGGCTCTTACAACGAGCACATGGCCG CGCTGAGGAGGATCGGGGCCAAGGGCGTGGAGGTGCGGAAGCCGGAGCAGCTGCTGGGCCTCGACTCGCTCATCATCCCCGGCGGCGAGAGCACCACCATGGCCAAGCTCGCCAACTACCACAACCTC TTTCCTGCACTTCGAGAATTTGTCAGTGCAGGAAAACCTGTATGGGGAACCTGTGCTGGGCTCATCTTCCTTGCAAACAAGGCAGTAG GGCAAAAAACAGGAGGCCAGGAACTTGTTGGGGGACTAGATTGTACTGTCCACCGTAACTTTTTTGGGAGTCAG CTTCAAAGCTTTGAAACAGAACTTTCAGTGCCGATGCTTGCGGAGAAGGAAGGAGGAAATCATACATGCCGTGGCGTATTTATACGAGCTCCTGCTATATTGGAAGTTGGAGCAGATGTTGAAGTATTGGCTGATTGCCCTGTTCCCGCTGGTAGACCCAGCATTACAATTTCATCTGGCGAGGGTTTGGAG GACGAAGTGTACTCCAAAGACAGGGTGATTGTCGCAGTACGTCAAGGGAACATCCTTGCCACCGCGTTCCACCCAGAATTAACATCAGACTCTAGATG GCATCGCCTCTTCTTGGACATGGACAAAGAATCTCAATCGAGGGCCTTATCTGCGTTATCACTATCAGCATCTTCAAGCGAGGCGGGAGCCGTGGAGAAGAATAAGCCTCTTGATCTGCCCATCTTCGAGTAG